A single window of Anopheles moucheti chromosome 2, idAnoMoucSN_F20_07, whole genome shotgun sequence DNA harbors:
- the LOC128307057 gene encoding 7SK snRNA methylphosphate capping enzyme bin3 — protein MEGLSVASAEDDSAADGSGGASENTGGGGGGVGGPSGRSEETRRCNAPRAARPPISLYEPGVGIGAGGRGGGGGGCGGHNRKINQQQQRHQQQQQQQQQQQQQQQQQQQQHGGGKKQKKQQKWKANKYRGRGGPDRKDCPARGGRKDKSSGGIGSQNVGAGKPEDGTAANGLVGEDQMTVGKGITSGEAQALQSEPGCFHQVNQQQGYAQHGSSSSGNAQQQTSGALTSGAAGQQGTGGGTAMSSTMPPQKQKHPKQQNLTPMEVRNKRLQSVSKFFLPDKRPRKECIVPPTKFLLGGNISDPLNLNSLQNESENAVTPKSSPIPTPPHYKAKIEVIIPPNINDPLHLLDPVDSVEYEMQLCSPMKRKQRTRNKRKRKSRTATERNADGMLSIDQLPPPPGAEENVGSSGAAGGGGANKAEEATTAEEASFTGIGQKIADAAAGERFSLAPDMDAGSHFHHYAGQSSSSGGNAVAQQGHTNTTSVGTSVGTLTERNVSTAGSVTEQDRDREKAMRNLKLDLESAGGRKRRTSESTNSTKNKLRRMDSMDKIVSPVIPQPGGWKRAHWPTNAGGSGAAGNAGRNRTRTYSTTSNTDEVHGEEATTSSDFRGQVQESQAQEKAHHSERIDASVDLTKQVLETGSSTVREGVMTGAGDSVPVQQMPGDDIGVVERPLALVQGTAEGAISQPHSALASSSGYHFGNYDRYYGYHSLNEFIDVRLKVFLRNSYLFRDKDVLDIGCNVGLMTIAVAKMLHPKSATGIDVDGKLVSKARKNLSKYVRVPRNAGHAQGRRANRESATVVSAPVTTNECRNTIPLECDPLQLSVSELVSTEVAATTSQTGQESIAPIDATPLSVAESTVAEVPAVNEPPGENVLQPLVVLAQEAEAQEEGTDTKPPETEDQTGQVQSDPVATALAHSSKFLLRQKRRRKRMALKRRPGQHHHQHHHQHQQLRRQKTEQSQYFPISFPLTMGNLSGKEFQMDIGRTENKFPHNVRFKTMNYVLKDESLINYDTQQYDLILCLSVTKWIHLNYGDMGLKIAFKRMFNHLRPGGKLILEAQNYASYKKKMKLTPTIFENYKSIELLPSRFHDYLLSPEVGFSHSLPLGIPRHLSKGFRRPILLYIKGDFTPSQAKWSDTYHPGTPYENHRGIYTDIVTASQSAAGCIWGAMTPYAPSYSYRQPPTPSHGGGSGSGSGGFASTSPYYNPRQTDSYLPSYDNIGNGHRPGSYCFASPLYSTTWSPPSDMLATSGGGGGSYRRSASNTPNSASIRSTDNDEHYYAGTVGGGSQRRHHVYPPIDVLPPLLGYDGMRPGSHRSGGGGGATTDSDSEPSSNSASQTPTRQQQLAGSFLTDDQSNSPSGHSQPDK, from the exons ATGGAAGGACTTTCGGTGGCGTCTGCAGAAGATGATTCGGCTGCGGATGGAAGTGGCGGTGCCAGTGAAAATACTGGAGGTGGAGGAGGTGGTGTAGGAGGACCATCTGGCAGAAGTGAAGAAACACGTCGATGCAACGCTCCTCGTGCGGCAAGGCCTCCAATATCTCTGTATGAACCGGGTGTTGGCATAGGAGCTGGCGGCAggggaggtggtggtggaggctgTGGTGGTCATAATCGCAAAAttaatcagcaacagcagagacatcaacagcaacagcagcagcaacaacaacaacaacagcaacagcaacaacaacaacagcaacacggtggagggaagaaacaaaaaaagcaacaaaagtggaaagcaaataaataccGTGGTCGTGGTGGTCCAGATCGTAAGGATTGTCCTGCGAGAGGTGGACGAAAGGATAAATCAAGCGGTGGGATTGGATCACAGAATGTTGGAGCGGGCAAACCAGAAGACGGTACCGCAGCGAATGGACTAGTAGGAGAAGATCAGATGACCGTTGGTAAGGGTATCACATCCGGTGAAGCTCAAGCTCTCCAGTCGGAACCCGGATGTTTCCACCAGGTCAATCAACAGCAGGGCTATGCGCAACATGGCTCATCTTCCTCCGGGAATGCGCAACAGCAAACTTCGGGAGCTTTGACATCGGGAGCAGCTGGACAGCAAGGTACGGGTGGAGGAACGGCTATGTCCTCCACCATGCCACcccaaaaacagaaacatccGAAGCAGCAGAATCTTACCCCGATGGAAGTACGCAATAAGCGGCTACAGTCCGTTTCGAAATTTTTCCTACCTGATAAGCGACCGCGTAAGGAGTGTATCGTACCACCGACAAAGTTTCTGCTCGGTGGCAACATTTCCGATCCGCTCAACCTGAACAGTCTACAGAACGAGTCGGAAAACGCGGTCACACCGAAATCGTCCCCGATACCGACACCCCCACATTACAAGGCGAAGATCGAAGTGATCATACCGCCAAACATTAACGACCCGCTTCATCTGCTCGATCCGGTCGACTCGGTCGAGTACGAAATGCAGCTTTGTTCGCCAATGAAGCGCAAGCAGCGCACGCGCAACAAGCGCAAACGTAAGTCACGTAccgcaacggaacggaacgcgGACGGTATGCTGTCGATCGATCagctgccaccgccaccggGTGCGGAGGAGAATGTAGGAAGCAGCGGGGcagcgggtggtggtggtgccaaTAAAGCGGAGGAAGCTACCACAGCTGAAGAAGCCTCCTTTACGGGCATTGGTCAAAAGATAGCCGATGCCGCAGCAGGAGAACGATTCTCACTGGCACCGGATATGGACGCGGGATCACATTTCCACCATTACGCGGGCCAATCGTCCAGCAGCGGAGGAAACGCAGTAGCTCAGCAGggtcacacaaacacaactaGTGTTGGCACCAGTGTTGGCACCTTGACGGAACGAAACGTTTCTACCGCCGGTAGCGTGACGGAACAAGATCGCGACCGGGAGAAAGCCATGCGTAATTTGAAACTAGACCTCGAAAGTGCCGGTGGGCGGAAGCGGCGTACCAGCGAGAGTACAAACAGCACCAAGAACAAGCTGCGCCGGATGGATTCGATGGATAAAATCGTGAGTCCGGTCATTCCACAGCCGGGCGGCTGGAAGCGAGCACACTGGCCGACGAATGCTGGTGGCAGTGGAGCGGCCGGCAATGCGGGACGCAATCGGACACGAACCTATTCCACTACGTCCAACACGGACGAAGTGCACGGGGAGGAAGCAACGACTTCCAGCGACTTCCGGGGTCAAGTACAAGAGAGTCAGGCACAGGAAAAAGCGCACCATTCCGAGCGTATTGATGCATCGGTCGATTTAACGAAACAAGTATTGGAGACCGGTTCGAGCACGGTGCGGGAAGGTGTGATGACCGGCGCGGGAGATTCGGTCCCGGTTCAACAAATGCCCGGAGATGACATTGGGGTAGTGGAGCGTCCCTTGGCACTGGTGCAGGGAACGGCCGAGGGAGCAATTTCACAGCCGCATTCCGCGTTGGCATCCTCAAGCGGCTATCACTTTGGCAATTATGACCGGTACTATGGCTACCACAGTCTGAACGAGTTTATCGACGTTCGGTTGAAAGTGTTTTTGCGCAATTCGTACCTGTTCCGCGACAAGGATGTGCTAGACATTGGATGCAATGTGGGACTGATGACGATTGCCGTGGCCAAGATGCTGCACCCGAAATCGGCCACCGGTATCGATGTGGATGGTAAGCTGGTTTCGAAAGCGCGCAAAAATCTTTCCAAGTATGTGCGAGTTCCGCGCAACGCTGGACACGCGCAGGGAAGGAGAGCGAATCGTGAATCGGCAACAGTTGTCTCCGCTCCTGTCACAACGAATGAGTGCCGAAATACAATTCCATTAGAATGCGATCCACTGCAGCTGAGCGTAAGTGAACTGGTCTCCACCGAGGTCGCCGCAACGACTAGTCAAACAGGACAGGAGTCCATCGCTCCTATCGATGCTACGCCATTAAGCGTTGCGGAATCGACCGTGGCAGAGGTTCCAGCTGTTAACGAACCACCCGGAGAAAATGTGCTCCAACCACTTGTTGTTCTTGCGCAAGAAGCAGAAGCACAAGAAGAAGGGACGGATACaaaaccaccggaaacggaGGATCAGACGGGCCAAGTACAATCGGATCCGGTAGCGACAGCACTCGCACATAGTAGCAAATTTTTGCTACGACAAAAGCGACGCCGGAAACGAATGGCACTGAAACGGCGGCCCGGAcagcatcaccaccagcatcaccatcaacatcagcagctGCGACGCCAAAAGACGGAACAGTCACAGTACTTTCCGATCTCGTTTCCGCTCACCATGGGCAATCTCAGTGGGAAGGAGTTTCAAATGGATATTGGTCGGACGGAAAATAAATTCCCACACAATGTTCGGTTTAAAACG ATGAATTACGTCCTCAAAGACGAATCGTTGATCAATTACGATACACAACAGTATGATTTGATCCTGTGCCTCTCGGTAACGAAGTGGATCCATCTGAACTACGGTGATATGGGTTTGAAGATCGCGTTCAAGCGCATGTTCAACCATCTGCGTCCGGGAGGAAAACTTATTCTGGAAGCTCAAAATTATGCCAGctataaaaagaaaatgaagctcacg CCTACAATTTTCGAAAACTACAAAAGCATTGAGCTCTTGCCGAGTCGCTTTCACGACTATCTGCTCAGCCCGGAGGTTGGCTTCAGTCACAGTTTACCACTGGGAATACCGCGACATCTGAGCAAAGGTTTCCGGAGACCGATTCTG CTGTACATTAAAGGCGATTTTACGCCATCGCAAGCAAAGTGGAGCGATACGTATCATCCCGGGACACCGTACGAGAACCACCGTGGGATCTACACAGACATTGTAACGGCTTCGCAGTCCGCGGCCGGTTGCATCTGGGGTGCAATGACACCGTACGCACCCAGCTACAGTTACCGGCAACCACCAACACCCTCACATGGCGGTGGCAGTGGTAGCGGCAGTGGAGGTTTTGCCTCAACTTCCCCGTACTATAACCCTCGGCAGACGGACAGCTACCTGCCGAGTTACGACAACATCGGCAACGGCCATCGGCCCGGTAGCTACTGTTTTGCTTCACCGCTTTATTCGACCACCTGGTCGCCACCGTCGGACATGTTGGCGACGAGCGGTGGTGGCGGAGGTTCGTATCGACGTTCCGCCTCCAATACACCCAACTCGGCCAGCATTCGGAGTACGGATAATGACGAGCATTACTATGCCGGTACGGTCGGTGGAGGTAGTCAGCGACGCCATCATGTGTATCCACCTATCGATGTACTGCCGCCACTGCTCGGGTACGACGGTATGCGCCCGGGAAGCCACCGGAGTGGAGGTGGAGGTGGTGCGACGACAGATTCGGACTCAGAACCATCATCGAATTCGGCCTCGCAAACGCCTACCCGGCAGCAGCAACTGGCCGGTAGCTTCCTGACGGACGACCAGTCTAATTCTCCCAGCGGGCACTCGCAGCCAGACAAGTAG